In Runella sp. SP2, the genomic window TTTGAACGCCTTTTTGACGTAGCTGAAATCGCCAAATTTAGTAAAGAAGAAATTCTGTCCTACGAAGATAGCTTAAAGTACTATCGTGATCTTAAAAACTCTTTGGATTTAGCCAAAGAAGAGGGAAAATTGGAAAAAGCCAGAGAAATTATTCTCAATGGTCAACAAGAAGGTTTATCCATTTCAATACTTTCAAAAATCGTTGGATTAGCCGAAGAAGAAGTAATAAGCATTATTAATGAATCAAAATAGCATCTAAATGACTGCACTAGAAATCGTTCAACAGTATTACGCCCACTTTAACCAGAAAAATTGGCAAGGAATGTTAGACTTGCTCCATCCCGAAGTTCGGCACGAGCCTAACCAAGGAGAAGTCCGCATCGGAAATGAAAAATTCACTGAGTTTATGCAGAAAATGGACGATGCTTACGACGAAACTTTGTCTGACATGGTCTTCTTTTCATCGTCGGACGACACCCGTATTGCCGCCGAATTTGTCGTAAATGGCACCTACAAACAAGCAGAAGAAGGTCTCCCACCCGCCCACGGACAAAAATACGTATTACCCGCTGGTGCATTTTTAGAAGTAAAAGAGGGAAAAATCACCCGCGTTACTACCTATTATAACTTACCTCTTTGGATTAAATTAGTGTCTTAATACACGGTCTGACTATCGTCTGACCTTTACAATAAAATACACGGTCTGACCTTCGTCTGACCTGGGTATTCAATAGGTCAGACGATAGTCAGACCGTAAACTCTAGTCGAAGATTAGAAATCACATTCGGTCTGACTATCGTCTGTCCGAATACACTACCTTCTGACCTTTACAATAAAATGCAAACAACACTTTCTTTTGAGACCAAACGCGGCGCTGAAATTGCGTCGGTATTTGAGGGGCTTGGCAAATTACGCATCGCCGTTTTTCGCGATTTTCCTTATCTCTATGAAGGCACGCTCGAACACGAAAAAGAATACCTTCAAACGTACGTAAATTCAGAACGTTCGTTTTTGTTTTCCGTGTAC contains:
- a CDS encoding ketosteroid isomerase-related protein, encoding MTALEIVQQYYAHFNQKNWQGMLDLLHPEVRHEPNQGEVRIGNEKFTEFMQKMDDAYDETLSDMVFFSSSDDTRIAAEFVVNGTYKQAEEGLPPAHGQKYVLPAGAFLEVKEGKITRVTTYYNLPLWIKLVS